Proteins encoded by one window of Culicoides brevitarsis isolate CSIRO-B50_1 chromosome 2, AGI_CSIRO_Cbre_v1, whole genome shotgun sequence:
- the LOC134831138 gene encoding solute carrier family 22 member 2-like codes for MLVYEIEEFRRFSMGQQESFEIEQIRKSWKEKQPDSWYEHHVKFDDDNLRKTKETGSKPVKMDFDELLPHVGEYGIYQVFLFLLMCPFLFFLAFVYMSQMFMTLTPNDHWCNVPGVSNSSMRDEEIKAIFIPKVDHQQYSRCTRYDVDPNEVLTSIANGSDIGQLQREWKEIECDVGWSYNRTEVPYSSLGMELNWVCSQGYFPNVAVSIYYVGAILGGLLFGYLSDHYGRLPTLVLANMVALAFGLSTIFATNFWTFSLYRFMVGFAYDNCYVMFYIIVLEYTGVKWRTFVSNMSVGTFFTAAMCLVPWLAIWTEDWRLFTVVTAAPIGLVIFAPLVLPESARWLMSMERVDKCIKIMKRIARINGKTVDDAVYEEFRNSNMNQTSVPEEKTNFTILDLFKTPRMRKITVLLCVMWMTTSLVFEGHARNAGSIGSNIFIVHTIGSFTEFPADIILVLILDKVGRRWCCSVALMLGGLFSLLSTLAPFGIYSAALAIVGRATANFSYNLGIQYAAELLPTVVRGQGLTFVHIMGYLASMVAPLVVYLSNIWTLLPMIVLGIVGLVGGFLCLYLPETLGCDLPQTIEDGENIGTEQKFFDFPCCANRRISKKDEKEIVRVIVKNASVSEGK; via the exons ATGCTAGTTTACGAGATTGAGGAATTTCGGCGATTTTCGATGGGACAACAAGAGAgctttgaaattgaacaaatccGCAAGTCGTGGAAGGAAAAGCAACCCGATTCGTGGTACGAACATCACGTAAAATTCGACGATGATAATCTTCGGAAGACAAAAGAGACGGGATCGAAACCTGTGAAGATGGATTTTGACGAATTATTGCCACACGTCGGAGAATATGGAATTTATCAAgtgtttttgttccttttaatGTGtccatttttgttctttttggcGTTTGTGTACATGAGTCAGATGTTCATGACATTGACGCCGAACGATCATTGGTGCAATGTGCCTGGAGTGAGCAATTCTAGCATGCGAGATGAGGAAAT TAAAGCGATTTTCATACCGAAAGTCGATCATCAGCAGTATTCGAGATGCACGCGATACGACGTTGATCCAAATGAGGTGCTAACGAGCATCGCAAACGGCAGTGATATTGGGCAGCTTCAGAGGGAATGGAAGGAAATTGAGTGCGATGTAGGATGGAGTTACAATCGAACGGAGGTTCCTTATTCCAGTCTTGGAAtggag ctaaacTGGGTTTGCTCTCAAGGCTATTTCCCGAATGTCGCCGTGTCAATTTACTACGTTGGCGCCATTCTCGGAGGACTTTTATTCGGTTATCTCTCCGATCATTACGGGCGTTTGCCCACTTTGGTCCTTGCTAACATGGTAGCTCTCGCATTCGGACTTTCAACGATTTTCGCAACGAATTTTTGGACCTTCAGCTTGTACCGCTTCATGGTTGGCTTTGCTTACGACAATTGCTACGTCATGTTCTACATCATCGTGTTGGAATACACGGGAGTGAAATGGCGAACTTTTGTATCGAACATGAGCGTCGGAACATTTTTCACTGCTGCCATGTGTTTAGTTCCGTGGCTTGCAATTTGGACAGAAGATTGGAGACTTTTTACCGTTGTGACAGCAGCTCCTATTGGTTTAGTTATTTTTGCACCGCTGGTTTTGCCGGAATCagcaag ATGGCTAATGAGCATGGAAAGGGTTgataaatgcattaaaatcatGAAACGAATTGCACGAATTAACGGAAAAACTGTCGATGATGCCGTTTACGAGGAATTCCGGAACTCAAACATGAATCAAACTTCCGTTCCTgaggaaaaaacaaattttaccaTCTTGGATCTCTTCAAAACGCCAAGAATGCGAAAAATTACCGTT ttaCTTTGTGTCATGTGGATGACTACATCGCTCGTCTTCGAAGGTCATGCTCGAAATGCCGGCAGCATCGGATCGAATATTTTCATCGTTCATACAATCGGGTCCTTCACGGAATTCCCTGCCGATATAATTCTCGTCTTAATTCTCGATAAAGTCGGGCGTCGTTGGTGTTGTTCGGTTGCTCTCATGCTCGGCGGGCTTTTTAGTCTTTTATCGACTTTAGCTCCGTTTGGCATTTATTCTGCTGCTCTTGCGATTGTCGGACGTGCCACAGCGAATTTTTCCTACAACTTGGGTATTCAATATGCAGCGGAACTGCTACCAACTGTCGTGCGAGGACAAGGACTCACTTTTGTGCACATCATGGGATATTTGGCGAGCATGGTTGCTCCGTTGGTTGTTTATCTCTCGAATATTTGGACATTGCTACCAATGATCGTTTTGGGTATCGTAGGACTTGTTGGCGgatttttgtgtctttattTGCCCGAAACGTTGGGATGTGATTTGCCTCAAACAATTGAGGATGGAGAAAATATCGGAACTgagcagaaattttttgattttccttGTTGCGCGAATCGGAGAATCAGTAAAAAGGATGAAAAGGAAATCGTTAGGGTTATTGTCAAGAATGCCAGTGTTAGTGaaggcaaataa